DNA from Apis cerana isolate GH-2021 linkage group LG13, AcerK_1.0, whole genome shotgun sequence:
atatttattgtaaatagtaataaaactgtatttttgttttaattatatctaccCTTGTTATCTAATTACTAATCCTAGatcctttaattattatctttttaataggTTTCGAATCAACTATGATTTTCTATCGTCAAAAATTCacgagatttaaattttttaattctaataattcattattatagtatttatgaACGAGAGATTGGTTATTAAGAAACAGGCTAATGGAAAGACGGGATTCAAACACGTACTGTTACGTCAGAGgcgatatcgatcgatcgatcaaccaGTATTAACCAACCAGTATCAACCAGTATTAATGTATGGCCGCGCAGGTGCTTGGAAAAACGTGGGTTTTACCGTCTCGTGGGTGGCTCGAAGGCTAGAAATCTGTGATTTTTGTTCacctttcgaaaatataaagttttcgTTGAGTGTGAGGTCGCTTTCGCCCACGTTGTTGCGATTGGTGAACAGCTGCGAGACACGACGAATGAAAAGTTGGTTCCTTTCCCGCGTAGGAAGACAACGAGACGGTGATTACAGCACATGTGCAAACTTGAGCCAATGATTgaactttgaaataaaaaaaaaaattaatttaatttttatggattATATTCTGGaatataagaaagataaaacggttattttaatcattaatccaGACAATCGTCACacgattcgattttaattgaGGAGATGCATCGCGCCGAGAGGTTATGTGTCAATTGTTGCAAATTAATTGAGAACACGATACGAGTGAACATACGTGATTAATTTCATTGCTTCTTTCATTCTCAGAATCCATCGATCACGTTGTCGGTAACGCGATCTCGTGAACAAGGCGTCGATTATCCCAAATCTTTCAGATCGATGAAGTATCGATGACCGTCTTGTTACATCAATCAAGCACAAGAAGCCTTTTCAAGCAATTGTAACGTGTACTCTTAATGTGggatatgtaataaataataaaaaaaatcatcaactATCCATTTTTTGATCCTTGACTTAAGTGTATGCAAGAGATATTCCTGATTGATAGATAATATTCTATGCAAGAGATGCTACTGATAGATAATTTCTACGTGTCGATCATGGTAGATACAAAACGCAGACAGTGTGTATTGGAATTACGTTACATTATTATGCGAGACACGATACCTGTGAATGCATGATGGCGCGCGAGACA
Protein-coding regions in this window:
- the LOC107996208 gene encoding uncharacterized protein LOC107996208, whose protein sequence is MKIHPLTKLALKRINGFLLSSLSPFTYLNEDIFIENSRNRFFQDLARNRMDRSTGKDAGSCLARHHAFTVQSLAQVCTCAVITVSLSSYAGKEPTFHSSCLAAVHQSQQRGRKRPHTQRKLYIFESDI